GCTGAAGAAGTAGGCCCCGGACCCCGGTTTCGGCCGGGTGCCAGGGAATCGAACGAGGCCGGGTGGCATCTGCCGCCCGGCCTTTTCTTTGCCCGGCTCTTCGCCCGCGACCGGCCGAAACCGGGGCTTGCGGAACGGGTCCGCGCTGCCGAATGTTCTCCCATTGCGCCCGGGTCCGGCCGGGGGCATTAAGAAGCCCGACCCTCGAGACCCATCCCAGGAATTCCACCCGAATGAAGACCATTTTCACCGAAGATCACCGGCTGCAGGACGGCAAGGCCGAGCTCATCGACGGCAAGCTGATGCCCTGTTTCGAGATGCCGCGCCGGGCCGAGATCGTGATCGCGCGCGTGCGCGACCAGAAGCTGGGCGAGGTGGCGGCGCCGGAGAAGTTCGGCACCGACCCGATCCTGCGCGTCCACAAGCCCGACTTCGTGCGTTTCATCGAGACCGCCTGGGGCGAGTGGGTGCAGCAGCATGGCAGCTACGACGCGCTGCCGCTCAACTGGATCGCCCCGGGCATGCGCCGGATCCTGCCCGAGACCATCGACGGCAAGCTCTCCTATTACTCCTTCGATGCCGGCACGCCGATCACCGCCGGCACCTGGCGCGCGGCGGTCGCCGCGACCGAGGTGGCGATGACCGGCATGAAGCTGGTGAAGGGCGGCGAGCGCGGCGCCTTCGCGCTCTGCCGTCCGCCCGGCCATCATGCGGGCTCCGACTATTACGGCGGCTATTGCTTCTTCAACAATGCCGCCATCGCGGCCCAGGGCTTCCGCGACGGCGGGGCGGCGCGGGTGGCGGTGCTCGATGTCGATTATCACCATGGCAACGGCACGCAGGAGATCTTCTACAAGCGCGAGGACGTGCTGACGATCTCGATCCATGCCGATCCGAAGCAGGAATTCCCGTTCTTCCTCGGCCATGCCGACGAGCGCGGCGAGGGCAGGGGCGAGGGCTTCCATCTCAACCTGCCGCTGCCCTGGGGCATCGGCTGGGCCGAATATGGCACGGCGCTCGACACCGCCATGCGCCGGCTGACCGAGTTCGCGCCCGACGCCATCGTGGTCTCGCTCGGCGTCGACACCTTCGAGAAGGATCCGATCTCGAAATTCAAGCTGAAGCATGAGGACTATATCCGCATCGGCGAGGCCGTCGCCGCCGCCGGCAAGCCGACGCTCTTCGTCATGGAAGGCGGTTATGCGGTCGAGGAGCTCGGCGTCAACGCCGTGAACGTCCTGCAGGGCTTCGAGTCGTAGTTGTCCGCCCGCGAACGGCCGCGTTGGTTTGTTTTCCGCTTGCGGACGACTGCCCCGCCAACCCCGTCCGCAAGCGTAAGGTAAGGATCGTCCATCTATGATCACGATCGCCAGCGAGGATCACCGGCTGCATGCGCCGAAGGGCGAGTTCTCGTTCGGCGAGTTCGTGCCGCCTTACGAAAATCCGCGCCGGGTCGACAGCATCCTCGCCCGCATCGCCGAGACGCGACTGGGGCCGGTGCGCCCGCCCGAGCGCTTCGGCGCCGACCTGATCCGCAGGGTGCATAACGCGCCCCTGCTGGGTTTCCTCGAGACCGCCTGGACGCAATGGCAGGCGCAGTTCGGGCCCGACGCACCGCCGGCCCTGCCCTTGAGCTGGCCGGTCGGCGGGATGCGGGCCATCGAGCCCGAGGGCATCACCGGCAAGTTCGCCTTTTTCGCGCTCGACGCCTCGACCGCGATCACGCCGACCTCCTGGGCCGCGGTGCGCTCGGCGGTCGACGTGGCCTTGAGCGCGCAGAAGCTCGTGGCCGGGGGCGAGCGCGCGGCCTTCGCGCTCTGCCGTCCGCCCGGCCATCACGCGACGCCCGACAATTACGGCGGCTATTGCTTCGTCAACAACGCCGCGGTCGCGGCCGAGGCCTTCCGCCAGGCGGGTGCCGCACGGGTCGCGGTGCTCGATGTCGACTACCATCATGGCAACGGCACGCAGGCGATCTTCTATCGCCGTCCCGACGTGATGTTCGCCTCGCTCCATGCCTCGCCCGAGACGACCTATCCTTATTTCAGCGGCTATGCCGATGAGATCGGCGAGGGCCCGGGCGAGGGTTTCAACGCGAACTATCCGCTGCGGCACGGCACCGCCTGGAACGCCTATGGCGCGGCGCTCGATCACGCGCTCGCGCGGATCGAAGGCTATGGTCCCGATGCGCTGGTGATCTCGCTCGGCGTCGATACCTTCGAGAAGGACCCGATCTCGCATCTGAAGCTGCGCAGCGAGGATTACATCCGCATCGGCGAGGCGATCGCGCGCCTGAAGCGTCCGACCCTGTTCGTGATGGAGGGCGGCTACGCGATCGAGGAGCTCGGCCTCAACACCGTCAATCTGCTGCAGGGCTTCGAAGCAAAGGTTGGCTGATGGCTCATCCGGCGCTGCCGGTCCAGAGCCAGACGCGCAAGGGACCCAGCGCGCGGAAGCCCGCCTCGAGCGCCAGCGCCAGATCCTCGTCGCGCTCATACCCGACGACCGGAAGTCCGGGAGCGCGCGCCTGGGCCTCGCGGCGGCATTCATTCCAGACCGAGGCACGCGCCGTTTCCGGCCCGAACAGATTCGACAGCCCGATCGCGCCGGCCGACAGGTTCAGCACAGCGCCGGCCACGATCTCCTCGCCGAGACGGCCCGCCAAGATCGCGATCGTGGAATCCTGCAGCAACGCCGGCTGGAAGATCGCGGCCGAGCCCGCCGAGAGATCGCGCCGCCAGGCCGTCTCCCAGGCCACGAGATCGTCGGGACGCTCGACCCGGTGCCAGCGGATCGAAAGATCCTCCGCCGGCGGGGAAACTTCGTCGGGCGGCAGCCCGATCCAGCTCGCCTCGAACAGGCAGTCGAACCCCTGCGCCGTCAGATCGAGGGCCGCGAAGCTGTCCTTGACCGCCCAGGGCAAGGGCGGGCCGTTCTCGAGCAGCGCCGCCACGCGCTCGCGCTGCGCCGCCTGGCCCTCGGCGGTCAGGGTGATCAGGTTGGGATAGAACAGCGGCAGCTTGCCGTCGCTGAACCAGAGCTCAGGCAGAAATCTCCCGCCGGCGCCGTGGCTGCGCGCGACCGCATCGCACCAGTCCGCATTGTTGCGCGCCGCCTGCGCAATCGAGATGTCGCTTTCCCTGGCCATTCAATCGGGCCGGCCGATGGGCTTGGCGCCGCGTCCCTGCGCCAGCCAGTCCGCCAGCGCCAGCTCGAGCCGGGCGAAGACACCGTCCCAGTCGCCGACCGAGGTCTGCCGGAACAGCCGCAGGTCCGGATACCAGCTCGACCGCTCCGGATCGAAATGCCACATCCAGCCGGCGCGATGGGGCAGCAGCACCCAGCCCTCGGCCCCCAGGGCGCCCGCCAGATGCGCGACCGCCGTGTCGATGGTGATGACGAGATCGAGCCGCGCGATCGCCGCCGCGGTGTCGGCGAAGTCGCGCACCAGCGGCGCCAGATCGACGATGCGGCCCTGCCCCTCGCGCGCGATGTCGGCCGCGGCCGGCCCGATCTGGAGGCTGAAAAAGGAGAGATCGAAACGCTGCGCGAGCCGGACGAAACGATCGAGCGTCGTGCTGCGATGGGGATCGGGATGGCGGTTGCCGACCCAGACGATGCCGATGCGGGGATAGAGCGCCGACTGCAGCTCGTTCCAGGGCGCGTCGGCATCGGGCGCCTTGAGATAGGGGATCGGGCCCGGCAGATCCTTCGCCTGGATGCCCAGCGCCAGGCCCAGATCGAGCAGCGGGTAGTGCGCGCCATAGGGCGGCAGGGTCGCCGCAAAATCGGCAACCTCACTTAAGCCCGGCAGCCCGGCCAGCAGACGCAGCAGCGGCGCCTGGCAGGCCAGGATGAGATGCGGCGTGAGCCGGGCGACGGCCGGCAAATAGCGCGCGAACTGGATCACATTGCCATAGCCCTGCTCGCCCCAGATCAAGAGCGGCTTGCCGGTGGGCTTGCCGTCCCAGAGCGGGCCCGGCGGCGGCGGCACCCGTTGC
The nucleotide sequence above comes from Hypericibacter terrae. Encoded proteins:
- a CDS encoding histone deacetylase family protein → MKTIFTEDHRLQDGKAELIDGKLMPCFEMPRRAEIVIARVRDQKLGEVAAPEKFGTDPILRVHKPDFVRFIETAWGEWVQQHGSYDALPLNWIAPGMRRILPETIDGKLSYYSFDAGTPITAGTWRAAVAATEVAMTGMKLVKGGERGAFALCRPPGHHAGSDYYGGYCFFNNAAIAAQGFRDGGAARVAVLDVDYHHGNGTQEIFYKREDVLTISIHADPKQEFPFFLGHADERGEGRGEGFHLNLPLPWGIGWAEYGTALDTAMRRLTEFAPDAIVVSLGVDTFEKDPISKFKLKHEDYIRIGEAVAAAGKPTLFVMEGGYAVEELGVNAVNVLQGFES
- a CDS encoding tetratricopeptide repeat protein — protein: MTTYFKQALRAHQAGQAASAEALYRQAIAAGIELRSARHNLALLLLERRAFAEAKALLVELIASPEADAATHFMLARIFLAEGDGAAALAPLELAHSLEPGSVPVRLELARLLAAKAEFRRARALLEDVSAATPPPERLAALRARAEIEIAWAELDPVEEAEHLAQAEQTLRAAVALAPQHPALLNNLAMLLRRQGALAEAETLARRLLAIAPQVPESSLTLAAVLAARDPAREAEAVTLLERAAVAAPNHPSLTWNLAHSLMRLQRWPEGWQRYARRFERPQRVPPPPGPLWDGKPTGKPLLIWGEQGYGNVIQFARYLPAVARLTPHLILACQAPLLRLLAGLPGLSEVADFAATLPPYGAHYPLLDLGLALGIQAKDLPGPIPYLKAPDADAPWNELQSALYPRIGIVWVGNRHPDPHRSTTLDRFVRLAQRFDLSFFSLQIGPAAADIAREGQGRIVDLAPLVRDFADTAAAIARLDLVITIDTAVAHLAGALGAEGWVLLPHRAGWMWHFDPERSSWYPDLRLFRQTSVGDWDGVFARLELALADWLAQGRGAKPIGRPD
- a CDS encoding histone deacetylase family protein, coding for MITIASEDHRLHAPKGEFSFGEFVPPYENPRRVDSILARIAETRLGPVRPPERFGADLIRRVHNAPLLGFLETAWTQWQAQFGPDAPPALPLSWPVGGMRAIEPEGITGKFAFFALDASTAITPTSWAAVRSAVDVALSAQKLVAGGERAAFALCRPPGHHATPDNYGGYCFVNNAAVAAEAFRQAGAARVAVLDVDYHHGNGTQAIFYRRPDVMFASLHASPETTYPYFSGYADEIGEGPGEGFNANYPLRHGTAWNAYGAALDHALARIEGYGPDALVISLGVDTFEKDPISHLKLRSEDYIRIGEAIARLKRPTLFVMEGGYAIEELGLNTVNLLQGFEAKVG